In Actinobacillus indolicus, a single genomic region encodes these proteins:
- a CDS encoding YggT family protein produces the protein MEFLAPFIQIIVGLFSFLLVLRTWLQFCRVDPYMPISQTLMRLTNPVLNPLSKLIPTVKGINFAALLLAAGIVALQFVLFGVDVPRAVLIGLLSVVKTFGQILFFTTLIRALMSWVTQGNHPLDYTVAQITEPVLGIIRKILPKTGMLDFSVMVLGFALIFLNGLFYQVFGQLWAVA, from the coding sequence ATGGAATTCTTAGCCCCTTTTATTCAGATCATTGTCGGCTTATTTAGCTTTTTATTAGTACTACGTACGTGGCTACAATTCTGTCGTGTCGATCCTTATATGCCGATTTCACAAACATTGATGCGTTTAACCAACCCTGTGTTAAATCCGTTAAGTAAGCTGATCCCAACGGTAAAAGGCATCAACTTTGCTGCACTTTTACTTGCTGCAGGAATCGTTGCGTTACAATTTGTGTTATTCGGTGTGGATGTACCAAGAGCTGTGCTTATCGGCTTATTAAGTGTTGTCAAAACCTTTGGGCAGATTCTCTTTTTTACAACCTTAATCCGTGCCTTAATGAGCTGGGTCACACAGGGAAATCATCCGTTAGATTATACCGTTGCTCAAATTACAGAGCCTGTACTCGGTATTATCCGTAAAATTTTACCAAAAACGGGTATGTTGGACTTTTCTGTGATGGTTTTAGGTTTTGCGTTAATCTTCCTTAATGGGCTGTTTTACCAAGTCTTTGGACAATTATGGGCTGTGGCGTAA
- a CDS encoding cytochrome C assembly family protein has product MLFAVFTIIAYLGALLWIMPTLAHIDAEKKPNIKAVLILGIVAVIFHIINISQHLIVSNGQNFTVANVASLISVIISAVATFALTRWKTVWFPLSIIYSLGIVTVALSTFVEGSFIKQLSENLGLMFHLSIAITSYALFFIALLYAMQLKWLDKNLKSKKMAFSPVLPPLMTVERHFFTLTLVAQGLLTIGLVTGMIYLHNFFAPEHIHKAIFSFIAWIVYNILLLGQWKLRWRGNRVLIYSISGMMLLTIAYFGSRVV; this is encoded by the coding sequence ATGTTATTTGCGGTATTCACGATTATCGCCTATCTAGGCGCATTATTATGGATTATGCCAACCCTTGCTCATATTGATGCGGAGAAAAAGCCGAACATCAAAGCGGTTTTAATCTTGGGGATTGTGGCGGTGATCTTCCATATCATCAATATCTCTCAACATCTCATTGTCAGCAACGGGCAAAACTTTACTGTGGCTAATGTGGCTTCTTTAATCAGTGTTATCATCAGTGCTGTCGCTACCTTTGCTCTTACACGTTGGAAAACCGTTTGGTTTCCGCTTTCTATTATCTATTCATTAGGTATTGTTACCGTTGCTTTATCTACCTTTGTAGAAGGAAGTTTTATCAAGCAACTGTCCGAAAATCTTGGCTTGATGTTCCATTTAAGTATTGCGATTACTTCTTACGCCCTATTTTTTATCGCCTTACTCTATGCGATGCAGTTGAAATGGTTAGATAAAAACTTGAAAAGTAAGAAAATGGCATTTTCCCCTGTGCTACCGCCATTAATGACCGTTGAACGCCATTTCTTTACGCTCACCCTTGTTGCACAAGGCTTGTTAACTATTGGGTTAGTGACAGGGATGATTTATCTGCATAACTTTTTTGCGCCAGAGCATATTCATAAAGCGATCTTCTCTTTCATTGCGTGGATTGTGTATAACATCTTATTATTAGGGCAATGGAAATTACGCTGGCGTGGAAATCGGGTGCTTATTTACTCAATTTCAGGTATGATGTTACTTACTATCGCTTATTTCGGTAGTCGAGTTGTGTAA
- a CDS encoding YggL family protein has protein sequence MAQPIRNRRQRKKMHLAEFQELGFLVKFQFAEGTGIDQIDATVDRFIDEVIRPNGLAYEGSGYLHWEGLICLEKLGKCDESHRQLVQKWLEANGLVEIEVSDLFDIWWDLPISE, from the coding sequence ATGGCTCAACCAATTCGTAATCGCAGACAGCGTAAAAAAATGCACTTAGCAGAGTTCCAAGAATTAGGCTTTTTAGTGAAATTCCAATTTGCTGAAGGCACAGGTATTGATCAAATTGATGCAACCGTTGATCGTTTTATTGATGAAGTGATCCGCCCAAATGGTTTAGCTTATGAAGGCAGTGGCTATTTGCATTGGGAAGGTTTAATTTGCTTAGAAAAATTAGGTAAATGTGATGAATCTCACCGTCAATTAGTGCAAAAATGGTTAGAAGCTAATGGCTTAGTTGAAATCGAAGTGAGTGATTTGTTTGATATTTGGTGGGATTTACCTATCTCTGAATAA
- a CDS encoding beta-ketoacyl-ACP synthase III, whose amino-acid sequence MYSKILATGSYMPAQVRTNADLEKMVETSDEWIVTRSGIKERRIAAADETVATMGFEAAKKCLEQANIDPQEIDLIVVGTTSNSHAYPSAACQIQGLLGIDDAISFDVAAACTGFVYALSVADQFVRSGQVKKALVIGSDLNSRNLDETDRGTVILFGDGAGAVILDASEEKGIISTHLHASPEKNEMLMLPYSQRGDERSGFIFMQGNATFKLAVKQLSDVVEETLSANQLDKSELDWLVPHQANLRIISATAEKLDMSMDQVVITLDRYGNTSAATIPVALDEAVRDGRIKRGQLLLLEAFGGGWTWGSALVRF is encoded by the coding sequence ATGTATAGCAAAATTTTAGCAACTGGGAGCTATATGCCAGCTCAAGTTCGCACAAATGCTGATTTAGAAAAAATGGTGGAAACCTCAGATGAGTGGATTGTCACTCGTTCTGGCATCAAAGAACGTCGCATTGCAGCAGCCGATGAAACCGTTGCAACAATGGGGTTTGAAGCGGCAAAAAAATGTTTGGAACAGGCGAATATCGATCCGCAAGAGATTGATTTAATTGTGGTGGGAACAACCAGTAATTCCCACGCTTATCCAAGTGCGGCTTGCCAAATTCAAGGGTTATTAGGCATTGATGATGCTATCTCTTTTGATGTGGCTGCAGCTTGTACGGGATTTGTGTACGCTTTAAGTGTTGCAGATCAGTTTGTCCGTTCAGGGCAAGTGAAAAAAGCCTTAGTGATCGGTTCAGATCTTAACTCGCGTAATTTAGATGAAACAGATCGTGGAACGGTGATTTTATTCGGTGACGGGGCGGGCGCTGTTATTTTGGATGCGAGTGAAGAAAAAGGCATTATTTCAACACATCTACACGCATCCCCTGAGAAAAATGAAATGCTGATGTTACCTTATTCTCAGCGTGGCGATGAGAGATCAGGTTTTATTTTTATGCAAGGTAATGCTACCTTTAAGCTTGCAGTAAAACAGCTTTCTGATGTGGTTGAAGAGACATTATCTGCAAATCAGTTGGACAAATCCGAATTAGATTGGCTTGTTCCACACCAAGCGAACTTACGTATTATTAGTGCAACGGCTGAAAAACTTGATATGTCGATGGATCAAGTAGTGATCACTCTAGATCGTTATGGCAACACCAGTGCCGCAACCATTCCTGTTGCATTAGATGAAGCGGTGCGTGACGGGCGTATCAAACGTGGGCAACTATTGCTTCTTGAAGCCTTTGGTGGCGGTTGGACTTGGGGTTCTGCCCTTGTTAGATTTTAA
- a CDS encoding epoxyqueuosine reductase QueH, protein MTEQTNQPQAHKEALQQKRKLTRKGKDPNAPFVREKLELPNGHNKLLLHSCCAPCSGEVMEAIHASGIEFAIYFYNPNIHPLKEYLLRKEENIRFAEKHGIPFIDVDDDYENDRKEWFKKAEGMEWEPERGIRCTMCFDMRFEKTAKYAHENGYPVFTSCLGISRWKDMNQINGCGHRAAAAYDDVVYWDYNWRKNGGSQRMIEISKRERFYQQEYCGCVYSLRDSNKWRLETGRQRIEIGKLYYSPD, encoded by the coding sequence ATGACAGAACAAACCAACCAACCCCAAGCCCACAAAGAAGCGTTACAACAAAAACGCAAATTGACTCGTAAAGGCAAAGATCCGAACGCTCCTTTTGTGCGTGAAAAATTAGAACTGCCAAACGGACACAACAAACTTTTACTACACTCTTGCTGTGCCCCTTGTTCAGGTGAAGTAATGGAAGCTATTCACGCTTCAGGGATCGAATTTGCGATCTACTTCTACAACCCAAACATTCACCCATTAAAAGAGTATCTGCTACGCAAAGAAGAGAACATTCGCTTTGCTGAAAAACACGGTATTCCGTTTATTGATGTCGATGACGATTATGAAAACGACCGCAAAGAGTGGTTCAAAAAGGCAGAAGGAATGGAGTGGGAGCCAGAACGTGGTATTCGTTGCACAATGTGCTTTGATATGCGTTTTGAAAAAACCGCAAAATATGCCCACGAAAACGGCTACCCTGTTTTTACCAGCTGTTTAGGTATTTCCCGTTGGAAAGATATGAACCAAATCAACGGTTGCGGACACCGTGCGGCAGCCGCTTATGATGATGTGGTTTATTGGGATTATAACTGGCGTAAAAACGGCGGTTCACAACGGATGATCGAAATCAGCAAGCGTGAACGTTTCTACCAACAAGAATATTGTGGCTGTGTCTATTCGTTGCGTGATTCAAATAAATGGCGTTTAGAAACGGGACGACAACGCATTGAAATAGGTAAATTGTATTATTCGCCGGATTAA
- a CDS encoding HlyC/CorC family transporter, with translation MDTIPLSSLFISLAILLILSAFFSSSETGLMSLNRYRMRHLAEKGHKGAKLAEKLLSRTDVLLSLILICNNLVNIAASAIATMIGMQLSGEAGVAIATGLLTFVMLVFSEILPKTIAALYPEKVGFTVSYLLMPLQKLLMPLVFFMNLIINGLMKLLRIRKSEKAGLSSEELRSVVLEAGKFIPTAHQEMLVSILDMEKVTVDDIMVPRNDIGGIDIDDDWKSIMRQLTGAAHNRVVIYKGNMDKNILGMLRVREAFRLMLERNEFTKEQLMRAVDAVYFIPEGTPLNTQLMNFKNNKERIGLVVDEYGDIKGLITLEDILEEIVGEFTTSTAPALEDEVKPQSDGSVLIEGSANLRDLNKLFDWNLPIDEVRTFNGLILEHLEKIPDEDTQFTLLNLKVTVLEVSDNMVKLARVEPLNLEQDD, from the coding sequence TTGGATACGATCCCCCTGAGTAGTTTATTTATTTCTTTAGCGATTCTGTTAATTCTTTCCGCTTTCTTCTCTAGCTCTGAAACAGGGCTAATGTCACTCAACCGCTACCGTATGCGTCACCTTGCAGAAAAAGGGCATAAAGGGGCGAAACTTGCTGAAAAACTGCTATCTCGCACGGATGTTTTATTAAGCCTTATCTTAATTTGTAATAATTTGGTAAACATCGCCGCTTCTGCGATTGCTACTATGATCGGTATGCAGTTATCAGGTGAAGCAGGCGTGGCGATTGCAACGGGTTTACTGACCTTTGTGATGTTGGTTTTCTCTGAGATTTTACCTAAGACTATTGCCGCACTGTATCCTGAAAAAGTTGGCTTTACGGTCAGTTATCTTCTTATGCCATTACAAAAATTATTAATGCCGTTAGTGTTCTTTATGAACCTAATCATTAATGGTTTGATGAAACTGTTGCGTATTCGTAAATCAGAAAAAGCAGGACTAAGTTCAGAAGAACTGCGTAGTGTCGTGCTTGAAGCAGGGAAATTCATTCCAACTGCTCACCAAGAAATGCTCGTGTCCATTTTAGATATGGAAAAAGTGACCGTAGATGACATTATGGTACCACGTAATGACATCGGCGGTATTGATATTGATGATGACTGGAAGTCTATCATGCGCCAGCTGACTGGTGCTGCCCACAACCGTGTTGTGATTTATAAAGGCAATATGGATAAAAATATTTTGGGTATGTTGCGTGTCCGTGAAGCGTTTCGCTTAATGTTAGAACGTAATGAATTTACCAAAGAGCAACTGATGCGTGCGGTAGATGCGGTTTATTTTATCCCTGAAGGTACGCCATTAAATACCCAGTTGATGAATTTCAAAAACAACAAAGAACGTATCGGGTTAGTGGTAGATGAGTATGGCGATATTAAAGGCTTAATTACCCTTGAAGATATTTTAGAAGAGATTGTCGGCGAATTTACCACATCAACTGCACCGGCTTTAGAAGATGAAGTGAAACCACAATCCGATGGCTCGGTATTGATTGAAGGCTCTGCAAACTTACGAGATTTGAATAAGTTATTCGATTGGAATCTTCCTATTGATGAAGTACGTACCTTTAACGGCTTGATTTTAGAACATCTGGAAAAAATTCCCGATGAAGATACGCAATTTACCTTGCTAAATCTGAAGGTCACCGTTTTAGAAGTGTCGGATAATATGGTGAAGTTGGCGAGAGTAGAGCCACTTAATTTAGAACAAGATGATTGA
- the plsX gene encoding phosphate acyltransferase PlsX, whose protein sequence is MTHLTLALDAMGGDFGPRITIPALSLALAQHPMLNCILFGDQAEISSYLNKLSPDIQQRIELVHTAKEIDADLPFMQAIRQSKGSSMRLAIEAVANGKAQGCVSGGNTGVLMGLAKQLIEPLPNIDRPALTSLIPTINGNSSVMLDLGANVEADCELLLQFAEMGNVFAEVMLDLVYPRLALLNIGTEDHKGTQQIRDTHQQLKQRNHLNYIGFLEGDKLMNHLADVIVCDGFSGNIALKTLEGAAKNILSLFKKPTEDSHLCRNTKRYLLRLIFYRYYKKLQQINPDRHNGATLLGLSSVVVKSHGGASERAFFYAIDYAVQQVTGQVPQKIASRLQKQ, encoded by the coding sequence TTGACTCATCTAACTCTTGCGTTAGATGCGATGGGCGGGGACTTTGGTCCCCGTATTACTATCCCCGCATTATCACTTGCGTTGGCTCAACACCCAATGCTCAACTGTATCTTGTTCGGCGACCAAGCTGAAATTTCCTCCTATCTCAATAAACTTTCCCCTGATATTCAACAACGTATCGAATTAGTTCATACAGCAAAAGAGATCGATGCAGACTTGCCTTTTATGCAAGCGATTCGCCAAAGTAAAGGTAGTTCAATGCGTTTGGCAATTGAAGCAGTAGCAAATGGAAAGGCTCAAGGCTGTGTGAGTGGCGGAAATACAGGCGTACTAATGGGGCTGGCAAAACAGCTGATTGAACCTTTGCCAAATATTGATCGTCCTGCATTAACATCTTTGATTCCCACAATTAACGGCAACTCAAGTGTGATGTTAGATCTTGGTGCAAATGTCGAAGCTGATTGTGAATTATTGCTTCAGTTTGCTGAAATGGGTAATGTGTTTGCAGAAGTGATGTTGGACTTGGTCTATCCACGTTTAGCATTGCTCAATATTGGCACGGAAGATCATAAAGGAACACAACAAATTCGAGATACTCACCAACAGCTAAAACAACGTAATCACCTGAATTACATCGGTTTTTTAGAAGGGGATAAGCTAATGAATCACCTTGCTGATGTGATTGTCTGCGATGGTTTTAGCGGTAATATTGCGCTTAAAACCCTTGAAGGGGCAGCAAAAAATATCCTTTCACTCTTTAAAAAACCAACGGAAGATTCACATCTTTGCCGTAATACAAAGCGTTATTTATTACGCTTAATCTTTTATCGTTACTATAAAAAACTACAACAGATCAACCCTGATCGCCATAACGGTGCAACACTGCTCGGCTTATCGTCTGTGGTTGTAAAAAGTCATGGTGGCGCAAGCGAGCGAGCGTTTTTCTATGCGATAGATTATGCGGTGCAACAGGTGACAGGGCAAGTTCCCCAAAAGATAGCTTCTCGATTACAAAAACAATAA
- the ispB gene encoding octaprenyl diphosphate synthase: MTTQLSIEQISNLAQADMQAVDQAILAQLNSDVVLINQLGHYIISGGGKRIRPLIAVLTANAIGYKGQEHITCAAFVEFIHTATLLHDDVVDESDMRRGRETANARFGNAASVLVGDFIYTRAFQMMASLRSLDVLQVMSDATNVIAEGEVQQLMNVNDPETTEANYMQVIYSKTARLFEAASQCSAIVSGADQATVIAMRDYGRYLGTAFQLVDDILDYSANAEQLGKNIGDDLAEGKPTLPLLHAMRSSNPQQAALIREAIEQGGKREALDEILAIMAEHKSLDYTMERAKQEAQKAVDAIAILPESEYKQALISLAYLSVDRSY, translated from the coding sequence ATGACAACGCAACTTTCAATAGAACAAATATCTAATCTTGCTCAAGCAGATATGCAGGCAGTCGATCAGGCTATCCTTGCTCAGCTCAATTCAGATGTTGTATTAATTAATCAGCTTGGACACTACATTATCAGCGGTGGTGGCAAGCGTATTCGTCCGCTCATTGCGGTGTTAACTGCAAATGCGATTGGCTATAAAGGTCAAGAACATATTACCTGTGCGGCTTTTGTTGAGTTTATTCATACGGCAACCTTGCTACACGATGATGTGGTTGATGAGTCGGATATGCGTCGTGGACGTGAAACGGCAAATGCCCGTTTTGGTAATGCGGCAAGTGTGCTTGTGGGCGATTTTATCTATACCCGAGCGTTCCAAATGATGGCAAGTTTGCGTTCTCTTGATGTGTTACAAGTGATGTCTGATGCAACCAATGTGATTGCTGAAGGCGAAGTTCAGCAGTTGATGAATGTCAATGATCCTGAAACCACCGAAGCGAATTATATGCAGGTGATTTACAGTAAAACCGCTCGCCTGTTTGAAGCGGCAAGTCAATGCTCTGCGATTGTATCAGGTGCAGACCAAGCGACTGTGATTGCGATGCGTGATTATGGTCGCTATCTCGGTACGGCGTTCCAACTGGTTGATGACATTCTAGATTACAGTGCGAATGCTGAACAATTAGGCAAAAATATCGGTGATGATTTAGCCGAAGGTAAACCAACCTTGCCATTGTTACACGCAATGCGAAGCAGTAATCCGCAACAAGCAGCGTTAATTCGTGAAGCGATTGAGCAAGGCGGAAAACGTGAAGCCTTAGACGAAATTTTGGCGATTATGGCAGAGCATAAATCTTTAGATTACACAATGGAACGTGCCAAACAGGAAGCCCAGAAAGCCGTTGATGCGATAGCTATTTTGCCAGAAAGCGAATATAAACAAGCGTTGATTTCATTGGCATATTTGTCGGTGGATCGGAGTTATTAA
- the yggU gene encoding DUF167 family protein YggU, translated as MQAVEFCENPQGIRLRIFLQPKASRDQIVGLHDNELKIAITAPPVDGQANAHLLKYLSKLFKVPKSSIVLEKGELQRHKQIFVPEPKQIPTEIEKLI; from the coding sequence ATGCAAGCGGTCGAATTTTGTGAAAATCCGCAAGGTATCCGCTTGCGGATTTTTTTACAGCCGAAAGCAAGCCGAGATCAAATTGTCGGTTTACACGATAACGAACTCAAAATTGCGATTACCGCTCCCCCTGTTGATGGACAGGCAAATGCTCACTTGCTAAAGTACTTGAGTAAGCTATTTAAAGTCCCGAAAAGCAGTATTGTGTTGGAAAAGGGCGAACTACAACGCCATAAGCAAATTTTTGTGCCAGAACCCAAACAAATTCCTACTGAAATTGAAAAGTTAATTTAG
- a CDS encoding GNAT family N-acetyltransferase — translation MDLKTFWDNWVPIWAVSRQIPPAKVIKNGYLFEEVKDGKREQELLLYSPEGMTEAEAYLSDKDYFCVSGLKEGFSVPKGWVHRLFNFMMINNHLQMQAVSLAEKFAIQTEKSENRFVVKIYHQQTLASRGQVAYQNGYAVVDLIETNENYRRQGLATQVMKLLTNYVVENGVTVGLLCASAQGKPLYEALGWYVIGQYSRMVKATI, via the coding sequence ATGGATTTAAAAACATTTTGGGATAACTGGGTTCCGATTTGGGCAGTTTCTCGCCAAATTCCCCCTGCAAAAGTGATTAAAAACGGTTATTTATTTGAAGAAGTTAAAGACGGTAAGCGTGAACAAGAGCTATTGCTATATAGTCCAGAAGGAATGACTGAAGCAGAGGCTTATTTATCCGATAAAGATTATTTCTGTGTCAGTGGTTTAAAAGAAGGGTTTTCTGTACCTAAAGGTTGGGTTCATCGCTTGTTTAACTTTATGATGATAAACAACCACCTTCAGATGCAAGCGGTTAGTTTGGCAGAAAAATTTGCAATTCAAACGGAAAAATCTGAAAACCGTTTCGTGGTAAAAATCTATCATCAACAAACATTAGCAAGCAGAGGGCAAGTTGCCTATCAAAACGGCTATGCGGTGGTTGATTTGATTGAAACTAACGAAAATTATCGCCGCCAAGGGCTCGCTACCCAAGTCATGAAATTACTGACCAACTATGTGGTAGAAAACGGTGTGACGGTCGGGCTTCTGTGTGCCAGCGCACAAGGTAAACCACTTTATGAAGCACTCGGTTGGTATGTGATTGGGCAGTATTCAAGAATGGTTAAAGCAACGATTTAA
- the trmB gene encoding tRNA (guanosine(46)-N7)-methyltransferase TrmB, whose protein sequence is MSEKITFADKKRKTVERAEFTADGRYLRKVRSFVLRTGRLSDYQRDMMNNNWENLGLDYQNTPFDFEAIFGNSNPVVLEIGFGMGRSLVEMAEQNPDRNYIGIEVHTPGVGACIAYALEKGVKNLRVICHDATEILRDSIADASLGGLQLYFPDPWQKAKHHKRRIVQPEFITRVLTKLSPNGFIHFATDWENYAEHMLEVLRQFDASLQNTSETNDFIPRPDFRPLTKFEERGHKLGHGVWDLYFIKK, encoded by the coding sequence ATGTCTGAAAAAATTACTTTTGCCGATAAAAAACGTAAAACCGTTGAACGTGCTGAATTTACTGCAGATGGTCGCTATCTTCGTAAAGTGCGTAGTTTTGTACTGCGTACGGGGCGTTTGAGCGATTATCAGCGTGATATGATGAATAATAACTGGGAAAATCTCGGTTTAGATTACCAAAATACGCCTTTTGATTTTGAAGCGATTTTTGGCAACAGCAATCCTGTTGTGCTGGAAATTGGCTTTGGTATGGGGCGCTCACTCGTGGAAATGGCAGAGCAAAATCCTGATCGCAACTACATTGGGATTGAAGTTCATACCCCTGGGGTTGGTGCTTGTATTGCTTATGCGTTGGAAAAAGGCGTGAAAAACTTGCGAGTGATCTGCCACGATGCGACAGAGATTTTGCGTGATAGTATTGCTGATGCTTCATTAGGTGGATTACAGCTCTATTTCCCTGATCCGTGGCAAAAAGCAAAACACCATAAACGCCGTATTGTTCAGCCTGAATTTATTACTCGTGTATTAACCAAACTGTCGCCGAATGGTTTTATCCATTTTGCAACGGATTGGGAAAACTACGCTGAGCATATGCTAGAAGTATTACGTCAATTTGACGCTTCATTGCAAAATACGTCAGAAACCAACGATTTTATTCCACGCCCTGATTTTCGCCCTTTAACGAAGTTTGAAGAACGTGGGCATAAGTTGGGACACGGCGTGTGGGATTTATATTTTATTAAGAAATAA